taatgGGACTTTACTCTAAAACACTATATCCAGCTACTGAAAATGATGTGAAGGATGGTATCAACCCACCACCagtgccaagacacaagcctttcccacagacggcgccaattgtaaggacacgattcgtaacgaaccgcaACAGTGTTGAGTTCACGCGTAAAAaagtccaaacaatatcatttgtagagagtgggtttgaaaggctaggccttagtcaccaggcggtgaGTCTTTCGTGGTGTCCATGTATGGTTAGGTcattttcgccctaggagtctttctccagGAGGCAgactgggaggctctggttttttgccatttttcccagccccttctatgaattactttcttttccttttatactagccggTGTTTTtctatccttcgtccacgtgtaggatcgacattctaagattaatacttgtcccatcagcccatacccggagtggttgggggtggttgaaaaagctggagagtatggctctgtcaagtgcagagtattgaatggcagtaagggcagctttccccggtcGTTTACACTTTAcagcatacccttttctattggcacagatattttagattttttctcaagttgtttctatatcatttttgccctttcttccaaGGAGACTTTGGATTGGCCGAGGActgaatcatcctcggctgtatccccatgctattttgtacttgcattACAGTGTCTGGGCCAtgaccttcctcggcttgggcctttggaccccaACGAATAAATAGAGCTGGCCCAAAAATTGTTTGGGCCCCACGATAATAATAGGATGGAATcgttaataaattttattttgagaagaaagaatTGTTAGTAACTAATTTAATATGACATAATCGgcacaaaaaaataaacttagGCTTTTAAATTATGTGGAATGTCtatgttttaaatttgattaattaatcaattagaATCTTCCCCAGACATacgtttaaaaataaataataaaaaacaaatcttcCTCTAGACATtatctccccaaaattttttaaattgaaatttgaaaaataacaaaactacATCTAGCGGAGGTAGACAGAAGGATAACAccgaaaaaagaataaacattGAAAGACttaattgaaagagaaaaaaatctaaaatatatggaatgaaaacaaaatctaaattgcgtttttagttaaaaataagcATCTGTAAAAAAACTATTAAGAGTTTTGGTTGTAAAACGGAGTTTCGAATTTTAAAAATGCTCTTTTAATCACTCAAAATACCTAACCAAATGAACCCATAGCCAAACAAACATAATCGATGACAACCatttcaacaataaaaaaaacggttctatttgttttgaaaaaaaattactttacaTTTTCAACGTTTGATTTGGTGAATTTGGACAAACAATTTTCTGATGAATTCATGAAAATCAAATGATTTGGTTCTCACAAAATgggatttgtgatttgtttatCTGgctacctatatatatatatatatatatatatatatatatatactagtcaaGGCAGCACATGCAATGCACGTGCTAGCCATGGGgaaaaaaagtagtgattaGGATCAATTATAGAATTCATTTGTATCccaaaataaagatataaatcatttgattttttaaatatatagagatttacattgatcaaaagagatattaattttaagaatttggataattatatcataaaaatttaatctCATTAGTATAAGACCGTGACAGATCCCAgtccaatattttattattttattttgacctacaACTTACACCTTAATAGTTGTGAATATattgggtccgtttggattgaactttgttgttgaaactgaaaactgaaagtgTAGGGGCTCGATTCGTGACGAACCCAAGATAATATTGGGCTCGTGCGAAAAGAGGCCCCAGAGAacatcatttatagagcgtgggtttgaaaagctaggccttgatcaccgGACAGTGGGTCGGGTAGGCTCCGCTCAGTTAACATCGTCTAAGGAGTCTGGGGGGCTTTATGCTCTTGTTATTCTTCTTGTTTCTAGGACGCCATGGTTGGGAGGACTGATTGTCCTCCCCCCCTTTCTAGATTGCTTGTTTTTCCTGTTATACTAGCCTGTATCCCTCATCCAATGTCCACGTATAGGTTCGACTttctagggctgatacttgtcccatcagcccatacccaaagtggttggggatggttgtaaaaatTGAGAGCatggttctgtcaggtgcagagtacgGAATGACTGTAATGGCAGTTTTCCCTTTGTCCTTAGTCGTTATACTATTCAGCGTTTCCTTCTTTATTGGCAtagatattttatattttttcccgAACTGTTCCTATATCTTTTTTGCTCTTCCTCCTAGGGGGACCTCgaatatgccgaggacagaatcatcctcggctgcgtTTCCAGACTAATTGGACTTCTACTAcctatcctcggctatatccttCCTCGGCTATACTCTTCCTCGGCTCGAGCCTTGGACCCTAATGATTGAGCCTTGGACCCTAATGCGAAAATGGGCcggggccacaaattattgggccccacaatagcctctcaaaatcctgctgtccgacctcttggtcggagaggagggttttggtgatgcccaGACTTTATTACGATTCGTTCAGCTCTGTCCCTCATTAATGCTGGCGTCTCTTCATCTGCTAAGGAAATGTGCCAGGCTACGagattttcttctaaatttacACACCAGGCGCTCCCGTCGTTTCGGTGAACGAGGCGCGTCTTTAACGAATTTCCTTTACGAGGCCAATCAATGCGGACTGTTACAGGTGACATTGGGGAGTTGAACAGACGCCACCTTGCTCGCAGAGCTTCTTGGATATATGTACAGGTTAAATGCCACTAAGTTCACTTTCCATATAAGAAGCTAAACGAGAAGGTATTCCCCCCACGTAAAGATTCTTAACCTCCCTAAAGCCTCAACCCTCAAGTTGTGCCTTGAGTTTTCCTTCTCAGTATAATCACAGCTTATAGTGCGACACTTTTGAAAATAGGAGGAGGGATGAAAAGATTATACTATTTCCAGAAGCGTTTTGTTCCTCCAAAACTtaagatggctcggtcaggACAGGGATGGTGGAGACTCAAGATACCTCTCATCTTctcttcagccaaaatccgaagtaggggctcgtcacgtcaaacttttggCGTGACTAAGCTGGGATCACCCAccatcagtaccagccgctttctcatgagcatagctaacatggcatcagtgtgttaggagtcaggactgacgcagggacaaagtatccctgctttttcctctcttcctttactGGTGCCTTCTTTTGCCTCTCCTTcctcttctcttccatcaccggatccatcctggtgcttttccttcttcctctttttctcctccttctttctcttcttctcttattttctttttccaccaaGGAAGGTCCTCTTCTCAATATGGGCACTTCtggggcagagtttggaagaaCTTCGGAGACGAGCTTAAAAGGACCTCTGACTGTTTATTtgtcttgttgttgttgttgttgttgtttttttttttttttttttttttttttttttttttttgtaattcacCTTATGTATAGGtttgtttaagcccttctttgtacgttgtaatacctctttatattaataaaaatcattattactttatttcatatgttctatctctttatttctgaAATGGTTATGCTGTGAATAGACATACTATCCggtgaattctttttatatttttatactttgaACGATGCCCAGGACCGAAACCCCAGCTAATAAAAAGAGCTTGCTctgtgcttattgaaactaGTCGGCGTAAGAATGCCGATTTGAACAAATGGCACTTAAGGCAAAAATCCTTactaggaaaaaagaaaagtatatcATGATGGGTTTATTAGAGTTATTTGGCGCGATAATGCTGACCCAAGAAAATGATACTTAGGTCCAAAAATCCTTACTAAAGACAAAAGATACTATTATGAACGTACTGAAGGTATTGTGTACAAAAAGACCAACCTGAAAAAAGGTTGTATGCTCCAAACTTAAACGAAGTGATGACGGGATGCTCGATGCCGTGTAGGAAATAATCATCGAGGATACCCAAAATAAATGGCACCTGCAGGTTGCTGGATACTAAGGCGTTTTGCCATCTTCCTAGTGACTTTCATAGCCTTAACCTTCTTCTGGTgtttggtccgaggactgagTAACTTAAAATTctccttaagtagttggtttccccatatgtttgagtccgaggaccatgcaatacattggttctgtccaaaactcgattttgataagcagttggtttccccataggtttgagtccgaagaccatacaatacattggttctgtccaaaactcgattttgataagtagttggtttccccataggtttgagtccgaagaccatacaataccttggttcggtccaaaacttgattttgataagtagttggtttccccataggtttgagtccgaggaccatgcaatacctcggttctgtccaaaacttgatttttataagtagttggtttcctcataggtttgagtccgaggaccatgcaataccttggttctgtccaaaacttgatttttataagtagttggtttccccataggtttgagtccgaggactatgcaataccttggttctgtcaaaaacttgatttttataagtagttggtttccccataggtttgagttcgaggactatgcaataccttggttctgtccaaaactttatttttataagtagttggtttccccataggtttgagtctgaggaccatgcaatacctttgttctgtccaaaactttatttttataagtagttgggggaattatcccctcggctatggcgtggGCCCTTGGTTTAAGagaattagctcctcggccaaatccctagaaccatccgtgctGCTAATGCTACAAAGCACAGCCCCgagtgaagaaacgtagcccctagtgggacTTTACGCTAAAACACTACATCCGGCTGTTGGAAATGATGTAAGTGACTTTCTCGACCCGCCACCAatgccaagacacaagcctcCCCActgacggtgccaattgtaggggcTCAATTCGTGACGAACCCAAGATAATATTGGGCTCGTGCGAAAAGAGGGCCCAGACAacatcatttatagagcgtgggtttgaaaggttaggtcttggtcaccggacagtgggTCGGGTAGGCTCCGCTCAGTTAACATCGTCTAAGGAGTCTGGGGGGTTTTATGCTCTTGTTATTCTTCTTGTTTCTAGGACGCCATGGTTGGGAGGACTGATTGTCCTCTCCCCCTTTCTAGATtgcttgtttttccttttatactagcctgtatcCCTCATCCagcgtccacgtgtaggttcaactttccaggactgatacttgtcccatcagcccatacccaaagtggttggagATGGTTGTAAAAATTGAGAGCATGGTTCTGTCAGGTACAGAGTACGgaatggcagtaatggcagcttttCCTTTATCCTTAGTCGTTATACTATTCAGCGTTTCCTTCTTTATTGGCAtagatattttatattttttcccgAACTGTTCCTATATCTTTTTTGCTCTTCCTCCCAGGGGGACTTCgaatatgccgaggacagaatcatcctcggctgcgtTTCCAGACTAATTGGACTTCTACTACCTATTCTCGACTATATCCTTCCTCGGCTATACCCTTCCTCGGCTCGAGCCTTGGACCCTAATGATTGAGCCTTGGACCCTAATGCGAAAATGGGCcggggccacaaattattgggccccacagaaagtactgtagtaaaataatttttaaatatgtgaatagtatagtgggacccatttttaatattttttaatatgtgaacaGTGATAAATAGTGCTGCTACAGTGCTAGTTGTCCCCTGGAACGCGtgaaatgaggaaaaaaaagtggaaaaacgCAGCTTTGGATTCAACGAAAAATGCTGAATCCAAACCACACCATtgtaataataacaaaatgtCACGATATTTTTAGTTGTACTAAATCTcggtataatattttattattttattttattttattttgacccataaggaattgacacatgcatcacaacattttcataatatctctatgtatacattgtacttaattacaatgtaaatttatattgtagacacaaaaaaattggcaaattttatacacatttacaaaatttgtgcaatattttccattttttgtgcaaatgtgtataatattaaccacttttgtgcatttacaatgtaaacttgcattgcaagtacaaagtaaacatataaagatctttaaaaattttaaaaaattaaaaaaaaaaaaaaaaacaaaaatgaagctcaaaccaaCTGGCATActtgaagggggaaaaaaagaaaaaagaaaagatacacctcactaattgaataaaccaaaaaaatactattcatgcgcctttggctctttttatatagttatatagttaatatatatgtcaacttatataaatatttaaaagaaaaaaaaaacacaaactgataactggaaaaaaaaaaaaatttaggcactgtagaaattaatgttaaaatattgtggacttagcatttttttatttgatctataagaaaaTGAGATCgcaacaattgtaaaaatattgtgataaaaataagtgttgtaatattttctcaaaatatttatttttagtcgTGGTTGGTCAcattctcatattttattattttatttcgacttgtaagaaattgacacgtcaataattgtgaaaatattgtaaaatttgttatgtcagtataacaatatatatactagcttgcatacatatttaaaagaaaaaagaaaaaagaaaaaaaaacacaaaccgattactaaaaaaaaaaaaaattaggcactATAGCTACcgtgccagttgaataaacTAAAAGGACtgcacaataagtgttgtaacattttctcaaaacgtttatttttgggtttgattggtcacagtctcatattttattattttatttcgacttgtaagaaattgacacgtcaataattgtgaaaatattataaaatttgttgtgtcagtataacaatatatataccagcttacataaatatttaaaaggaaaagaaaaaaaagaattgtaacTATTGTAGTTATTGTTcaaaacttggaaaaaaaaaaaagtggctcacAAAACCAAAGCCctgtagctacagtgctttAGCGCATTCGCACacatcaataattgtgaaaatattgtaaaatttgttttgtcagtataacaatatatataccagcttatataaatatttaaaaaaaaaacacaaactgattaccaaaaaaaaaaaaaaatgtagctatTTTAGAAGTGGCACTATAGTTACTATTcaaaacttgggaaaaaaaaagaagtggcTCACGAAACCAAATCAATGTAGTTACAGAAATTTAGCACATTCAcgcttttatatatagtagCTACAGTGTTAGTTAACTAAACCAAGAGCACTTTAGCTACCGTGCATACACGCATTCACGATAAAGAAAAAGCACTaaacaataagtgttgtaacattttctcaaaacatttatttttaattgtagttGGTtatagtctcatattttattatttcatttcgACTTGTAATAAATTGACttgtcaataattgtgaaaatattgtaaaatttgttgtgtcagtataacaatatatatataccagcttacataaatatttaaaagaaaaataaaaacacaaaccgattactaaagaaaaaaaaaaaactttaggcactgtagctatagtgccagtcaataattatgaaaaaattgtgaaatttgttgcattagtataacaatatatatactagcttacataaatatttaaaaaaaaaaaaattttaggtacTATAACTACTGTGCCGGTTaactaaaccaaaagcactatatataaagaagaaagaaaagacaaaaaaacaaaaagcacaaaataaactgaagaaaaaaaaaagtctcacgAAACCGAAGCACTGTTGCCGCTACAGTGCTTGCACAATACAAACACACTGAATGCACAGTGTCGAAACACTGTAGCGATATAGCCGGTTTTTATATAAAGATATATGTGGAATTCTTTCTCACAACAAGACAAATCATATTAGATCCAAGACAAATAataataggattttctttttctttttaactttttagtttatttatttatgaataattttttaaattctaactTTTTCTAAGTTTAACtatattttttgacaaaacagTATTTTCTGCAATTTCAATATTCAGTAGTGAAAAATCTTtatcaatgaaaaatattttttaaaatctactTAAGTTAATCCAAAagaagcaaaatatttttttttggcttttgtaACAtcttttgaataataataattgtggggcccaataatttgtggccccgGCCCATTTTCGCATTAAGGTCCAAGGCTCGAGTCGAGGAAGGGTATAGCCGAGGAAGGTATAGCCGAGGATAGGTAGTAGAAGTCCAATTAGTCTGGAAacgcagccgaggatgattaTGTCCTCGGCATATTCGAGGTCCCCCTGAGAGGAAGAGCAAAAAAGATATAGGAACAGTTcgggaaaaaatataaaatatctaTGCCAATAAAGAAGGAAACGCTGAATAGTATAACGACTAAGGACAAAGGGAAAtctgccattactgccattccgtactctgcacctgacagaaccatgctctcaacttttacaaccatctccaaccactttgggtatgggctgatgggacaagtatcagccctggaaagcgaacctacacgtggacgctGGATGAGGgatacaggctagtataaaaggaaaaacaagcaATCTAGAAAGGGGGAGAGGACAATCAGTCCTCCACACCATGGCGTCCTAGAAACAAGAAGAATAACAAGAGCATAAAGCCCCCCAAACTCCTTAGACGATGTTAACTGAGCAGAGCCTACCCGAcccactgtccggtgaccaaggcctaacctttcaaactcacgctctataaatgatgttgtttgggccCTCTTTTCGCACGAGCCCAATATTATCTTAGGTTCGTCACGAATCGAGcccctacaataataataataatagttggAATAAatattgatttcttttatatatgaGGAAGTGATATTCTAATCTTTGACTAGATTATTTCACTTCTTATTTATGAGACATCCCAAAAATTCCATGAAGTAATAGTTTAGTGAAATTAAACCTAATAGTCCATTTGAATTGAGGGAGAGGAAAGGGGGTAGAATAGAGTAAAGTAGAAATCAcccaaaattaatttattttcaaccaactctactctactcccttcCACTTTTCCTTCATTATCGCTCAATCCAAATATGCAGTAAGACCTAGGATTTACCTTACATCTCAAGCCAAAGAGCCCACTACATGAATACCACATGTAGTGAAATAAATAGCGCTTTAAAAGTGTAATGAGTAATAAGATTGTTATTTCACAAGTATAAAAGTTCTTGTGGGATGGGAGGATAAGTGTTGAAGTTTAAGTTTCCAATAGgaagtttcaaatatatatacatttaaattagcCTAAAATAGATTTCTatattggattaaaaaaaagagtgaaataaGTAgctagaaatataaaaataaaaataataacaatgaaataaaataaaattaacaaaatgagTTCTTTCTAGGATTAATGCTGTTTCGAGCAGAGCATTATCCCGGATAAGCTTTATCCTTACTTTTTATCGTGTCAGTTTTGTAATGGATAAGCAAATTCCAAACCTGAAATCTCAACACTTCCATTTTCACTGACTCAACCACAAACAATTGtcactcacaagtcacaatgGAAGCTCTGGGACTTCCTTCTCTTACCATTTCATGCTCGAATTTTCAACTACGAAAGGTCTCCAACATATCTAAAAGAACACACCATTATTGCACTTCTTTAGAGCTATCTGCTCTGAAACTCAGTCCCTCTTGCACAACCCACCTTTTGGTATGCAAATTTTCCAACTTTTCCTTGTTCTGATTAATgggtttcatttatttttttttgtgggtgttttgtttttgtctgtgtttggttgctaagaagatgaaagaaaagaaaagaaagttaaaGTTTGTGTCTTTTTTGGTTGCTTTTAGTTTACTTGATAAGAAATTATCAGCTTGACTAAGAGAATTTGGTGTGTCAGTGAAATAGTTGTGAATTATGGAAACTTTAGGACCCAATATTGAGTTTAATTTTACTACATTTTCACATTAAATAATGGAACTTTTGTGGTTGATATATAGCTCCTTGTTTCTAATATGGGTTATCTTTATATCTAATTCAGCATAGGAGTACTATTCGAATGCAAGCCGATGGTGAAGATTATGAATTGAAGCAAATGAAAGATATGGCTGCTGCCAGGAAGAGATGGGAAGCTCTGGTATTTTGTACCCCAAAGTAACagcatttttatgtttcttttggGCATGGAGTAGATGGGTTAGTAAGAAAACTAATGAactgattttgtttttgctagCTGAATCTAAATTGAGTTGCACTTTGGTTTTGAAAAGTTGCAATGTCTCGCTTTTAAGTGAATGACAGAGCCTAGCTACAGTTTCTCAGGtgctatataaataaatttaaccATGTGACTGCATTGGCCAATGAGCCACGTAGTTGAACTTAGTTGTCCTTGGGGAGATAATACCTTTTGTGTTGCGTTGGTCAATGTAGCCATGTGGCTAAATTTAATTGGGAAACCTCAAGTACAACACCTAAGTAACTAtactttaagtttttttgttaaGTGTATTATGGTTTTAATCATTAGCACTAACCtgccaaaaaattgaatttatggGGTCTGCTTATAATTGAAATCCCCATTACTTGAGTGATGGGTCTATAGTCTATATTACATTGTTTGAGAAGATTCCAGTTTTTAGGAAGATTAACTagtgaaaaaaaagagaatttggATTCTCTCAATAGAATCAGGTTCCATATaacattttaatttcttttaaagatAAGTAATCATATTCCACATAACATCCCTGATACATCAATTATTCTTGTGGGAACACTTCTCGCATTAAGCAgtttttgtccgctttggggagccagtcCCTGTGGTACACTCATGCAAGCTCCAAGGGCATATAAAGCATGAGTGGGAGGGTTACTTATGCGATGTGAGACAAAGGTGTAAAGCCAAAAAGGGTGAAAATCCTGAACTCCCACCCCTTCgtgacaaaaccgtgagggactggctccccaaagcggacaaaaacTGCTTAATACGGGAAGTGTTCCCACAATTTTCTATGTTATTTCAATGTGCAAGCTCTTGACTTTAGCATGTACTGACATGTAGAGAATAATGTAAAAGATTGTATAGGTCAATTTTGTCAAACAATCACAGAGGAAAATCCTAGGCACTGCCCTTCTCATCTGAACAAGTCACTGCTAAATAGGCAGTCAGtaatattttccaaaatgaTTTCAATTACAGTGAAATTTAATGATAGGTGTGCAGATGATTGTTTACATACTTGTTTTGTACATTGATTATTGAAAATCGTTGACCAGATATTTATTTGCAAATATTGGTTGTTCAGAGTTTGTGAAGAGTATGAGTGCTTTGACATAAATGATCTCTAAGATTAATAGTTTTCAGTTCTTTGGGGCTTCACTTAACACTCTGAGTCTATATCTGTTGTAAAAGTGGTTAGCAAGATACTCAATTTCAGATTGTACATACCCTTTTGCCTCTCTTGGGCCATGTTTTGGCCAGTAAGGCCTAACTTTGTAGCCATCACCTAGATAAATTGATTATGCTGATAAATGTATCATTTGCAGTTTATTCACTATGATTGTGATGAAATACCTCTTTCCAAATGAATTCAAATTGTGTGGCTCAGGAATTCCATGTCATGTTTCAACTGTTTGTCATAGGTCAGGGAAGAAAAAGTGAAAGTTCTTACACCCAGGGAAGCTGGATATGCAATTCAGCTAACTAACAAAACCCTACTTGATGTTCGTCCCTCTACTGAACACCATAAGGTGGACAGGTTTACTTTCAATTTTAAGTTTCTGAATATTATTTTTGGCTCACTGCTCATCAGTTCTGCATAAATGGGTTTTATCACTCCACATCTGTTAtgtattttatagtttatttggtgattatTGTGATAGCTTGCAATAGTGATAAATGCCATATTTTTCAGGCATCTTGTGCAATTATTGTGGTAAATTAATTACCTCTTATTAACTATTTCTCATTACTAAACTGGttatctaaaaaattttcacttgtactgttttcttttcatttttccttttcttagtaaatttttataaagCATAATGGCTCTATCAAGATTCTTgaattatcattttcttttccttgcttTGAAGGCATGGGTTAAAGGCTCAACCTGGATTCCAATCTTTGATGTTGATGACAAGTTTGACGCTGGAACTCTGTCCAGACAGATCACAAGCTTTGTGATGGGTATCAAACAACTATTGCTAACTTGTCCtctgtaattgattttttttttcttttctttttctgcatCAATGATAATGGATTGCATCATGAATGGTTATTGATTAATATCATTATCATGTCTCATTGGCATCAAGATAGTACTAATTTTGGTGCTTAGAGGCTAGCATGACATGGAATTTGGCACTGTTGACTATAATGAAATGCTAGTTCCTTTGAACTATTTGGGTAAGTTTCCTTGGAGGCTTGGACTTTGTGCTGGTGATTTTGCTAAATTTGACTTATG
The Quercus lobata isolate SW786 chromosome 10, ValleyOak3.0 Primary Assembly, whole genome shotgun sequence DNA segment above includes these coding regions:
- the LOC115963071 gene encoding rhodanese-like domain-containing protein 11, chloroplastic; translated protein: MEALGLPSLTISCSNFQLRKVSNISKRTHHYCTSLELSALKLSPSCTTHLLHRSTIRMQADGEDYELKQMKDMAAARKRWEALVREEKVKVLTPREAGYAIQLTNKTLLDVRPSTEHHKAWVKGSTWIPIFDVDDKFDAGTLSRQITSFVMGGWWSGVPTLSYNNQFLSKVAEKYPKDIDLIVACQKGLRSLAACELLYNAGYKNLFWVQGGLEAAEEEDLIREGPLPFKLAGIGGVSEFLGFTDQQRDAAAKEGWSYRLMFSARLVGVFLVADALFIGAQQVGHYLRDIRSP